One Lactobacillus crispatus DNA segment encodes these proteins:
- a CDS encoding MupG family TIM beta-alpha barrel fold protein has translation MLGISVYFRDYDEEYLKEAAKAGAKYVFTSLQIPEEDYSNLDQKLPKFFKLCNDLKLEVIPDVSPVTLERLDIPKNNFKALKEKGFKALRLDYGFDDFKLVKRLQEDFNILLNASVVTPKYIETAKEANVDLNKLTLTYNFYPHTDTGMGWDDFKRKNWLFKDLGLRTQAFVPGDEIKRFPLYEGLPTVEKHRGQLPYVAAVELMQEANVDDIFIGDSRASIKQLRYIHDFQQNGVMNIECHLLKKYQTLYDQKFEIRKDIPENIVRLTCPRTPGVAIEHALNRRKGSIIMQNKLAQRYSGEIDIVKQDLPFEVRSNVIGWVTPEYVNLLNYIDDQTKIVFKKID, from the coding sequence ATGTTAGGGATTTCCGTTTATTTTCGTGATTATGATGAGGAGTACTTAAAAGAAGCAGCTAAAGCCGGTGCTAAATATGTTTTTACTTCTTTGCAAATTCCTGAGGAAGATTATTCTAATCTTGATCAAAAATTACCTAAATTTTTCAAATTATGTAATGACTTAAAACTTGAAGTAATACCAGATGTATCACCTGTTACTTTAGAACGATTAGATATACCTAAAAACAATTTTAAAGCATTGAAAGAAAAAGGATTTAAAGCTTTAAGACTAGATTATGGTTTTGATGATTTTAAATTGGTAAAAAGGCTACAAGAAGATTTCAATATTTTGTTAAATGCTAGTGTTGTTACACCCAAATATATTGAGACAGCTAAAGAAGCAAATGTAGATTTAAATAAATTAACTTTAACTTATAACTTTTATCCTCATACGGATACTGGTATGGGGTGGGATGATTTTAAACGTAAAAATTGGCTTTTTAAAGATTTAGGTTTACGTACACAAGCTTTTGTACCAGGGGATGAAATCAAGCGTTTCCCTTTATATGAAGGTCTACCAACAGTTGAAAAACACCGTGGACAGTTACCGTATGTTGCTGCAGTTGAATTGATGCAAGAAGCTAATGTTGACGATATTTTTATTGGTGATAGTCGTGCCTCGATTAAACAATTAAGATATATTCATGATTTTCAACAAAATGGTGTCATGAATATTGAGTGTCATCTTTTGAAAAAGTACCAAACTTTATATGATCAAAAATTTGAGATACGTAAAGATATTCCTGAGAATATCGTCCGTTTAACTTGCCCTCGTACACCTGGTGTGGCAATTGAACATGCATTAAATCGAAGAAAAGGTTCTATTATTATGCAAAATAAATTAGCCCAGCGATACAGTGGAGAAATAGATATTGTTAAACAAGATTTACCGTTTGAAGTACGTAGTAATGTGATAGGCTGGGTTACACCTGAATATGTTAATTTGTTAAACTATATTGATGATCAAACTAAGATTGTATTTAAAAAAATAGATTAG